GCGACCGCCGAAGAGTTGCCGGCGGCGCGGATCGTGATGGACCCGTTCCACGTCGTGGCGTTGGCCGGGGACAAGCTCGATCGGTGCCGCACCCGGGTCCAGCAGGCCACGTGCGGGCATCGCGGCCGCACCGGTGATCCGCTGTACAAGATTCGGCGGATTCTGCGGACCCGCCCCGCGTTGTTGACTGACAAGCAGAAGATCACCTTGTTCGAGGCGTTGACCAGCCACGATGAGCACGCCGTCGTCGAGGTCACCTATCAGGTGTATCTGCAGGTGATCGCCGCCTACGAACATCCGCGACGGAGGGAGGGCAAGAAGTTGATGTTCAAGTTGCTCAAACGCATCCAGAAGGGTCTGCCCGACGGATTAGAGGAACTCGCCCAGCTCGGACGCACCTTGTGGTCACGCCGCGCCGAGATCCTCGCCTATTTCGACGTCGGCGTCTCCAACGGGCCCGTTGAAGCCGTCAACGGGCGCCTGGAACACCTGCGCGGGATCGCGCAAGGCTTCCGGAACCTCGACCACTACATATTTCGGTCCCTGCTGCACTCCGGTCAGCTCGCCGACCGCATCAACGCACTCTGAAATACGAAGAGCCGATTTTGATCTGGTCGTTGGTGAAGGTGTCAGTCAAGCAGAGGGACCCCGCGACGATACTCGTCTGGGCTACAGCCATTCTGTCGGCGAAAGGCACGACGGAAGGATCGGGCATCTGAAAAGCCCACCCGGTACGCGATCGCTGATACAGGAAGGCTGCTACTGCGCAGGAGCTCAATTGCCAGCCCGTCACGGGCCGACGCAAGCTCTGCTCGCCAGCTTGTCCCCGCTAGGTGTAGATACTCCTGCAGGCTGCGAGGGCTCACAGTCAAGTCCCGCGCGGCCACTTCGAGTGTCATGTTGCGATCGGCCAGCCCTGCTGCCAGGTACGCGCGCACCTTTGCCGGCCACCCCGGCGAAGCGGGTCGTCGACTGTCTGCATGGCGCTGCAGCACCGCCGCCAGCAGGGGGTCGGCCCCAAGCAACGGTAGGCGAAGATCATCCCAGCTCAATGACAAGGTTGCCGCCGGACAGCCGTACTCGATGGACTTCACTCCAAGGGCCTCGAGCAGATCACGATGAGTTGCTGATGCCAGCTGCGACAGTTCGATGCGAGCAGAGCGCAGGTCGCGACCGGTTGCGTGGCGAGCCATTGTCAATTGCCAACTCACCACGAAGAGTTCCGCGTGTGTGTAGTCCACCTCGCCAGGCATGGTGCGGATCATCGCTGCACGTCGATCGGAGCTGTTCTTCTGGTACTCGTACGCTCCGTAATCGGCCGCAACGATGTTGTACTTGGCTACCGTTTCGAGCGCATTATCGAGGTTGCCGGATGTGAGAAACAAGTAGTCAAGTATACCGAGTCGCCCAGGCTGGTAGTCGCGGCCAATTCGGGCCCCAAAAATACTGTCGCCAAATGTAACCGCAGTTCGATT
This portion of the Gordonia humi genome encodes:
- a CDS encoding AraC family transcriptional regulator — encoded protein: MLGEAGVDGGSLAQELGLDLAKIQDPGERLQSDPVIHLLNRTAVTFGDSIFGARIGRDYQPGRLGILDYLFLTSGNLDNALETVAKYNIVAADYGAYEYQKNSSDRRAAMIRTMPGEVDYTHAELFVVSWQLTMARHATGRDLRSARIELSQLASATHRDLLEALGVKSIEYGCPAATLSLSWDDLRLPLLGADPLLAAVLQRHADSRRPASPGWPAKVRAYLAAGLADRNMTLEVAARDLTVSPRSLQEYLHLAGTSWRAELASARDGLAIELLRSSSLPVSAIAYRVGFSDARSFRRAFRRQNGCSPDEYRRGVPLLD